The genomic segment GAACTGCGCCACAGGATTTTAACAGTTGAATTCCATCAAGACTCGAAAATTTGTCATATTGAACAAAGGCAGGTTTATGTTCTCCTAACCAGCGTTCAAAGGCTTCTTGGGGAGACTGAACATAACCCGCTTTTACCATTGCTCTTGCAATATGGGGACGGGCTGCTGCAACGCCTTCTCCCATTGCTTCTAACTCAATTGGATAACCAAGTTGAGCTAGTTTTTCTAGGATTTGATTGGCTCGATTTTTACGTCCATTTAAACGTTCTTTGAGGGGATTTTCAAGTTTATTTTTATCGGGATAAAATCCTAAAATATGTAACGATCGTTCATTATAAACCGTTGATAATTCAACACCCGGTACAATTTCAATATTATAGGATGCTGCCGCTTGAAAAGCTTCTTCCCAACCGGATAAAGTATCGTGATCTGTAATCGCTAAAGCTTTCACTCCGGCTTCTGCGGCGGTAATCACCAATTCAGTTGGGGTGAGTTGGCCATCGGAGTAGGTTGTATGACAGTGAAGTTCTAACATTGGTGTAATCAAATCTCTAGGGAACTGCCTGTTTTGAGTATAGTCCGGCAAATCTCGGCTTGGCTCTTGATCCTCTGAAAAGAGTTTGTTAAGATTTATGAAAATTATTAATTTTTTTACATGAGCTTTTTTCATCCCACAGAACCCATCATCCGAAGCAAACAGAACCATATCGACATTCAAGACTTAAAAGGATTATTAAAAATAAACTTAAAATTCGGTAATATTACGTTGTTATCGAGCTTTTACACCCGAATTGACCAGGTTTTCTTACTCTGGGGCTGGATTTCGCTGATTATCTTTATTATTGCTCAGTTTTTACCCATTAGCTGGATTACCCAAGCTTACTGGTGGTCAATTCTAACGATTGTGGGCACTGTGGGAATGATAGCTTTAAGCCATTATTGGGTACAAGTTGAACGATTGACTTGGATGGTTTATTGGTGGGCGGTGTTAATGGTTTTGGGTGTGGGTTTAACAAATTTAGGGATTTTTTGGGGCTGGTCAGAGATTTTAATGAATCTTTGTCCCCTCTGGTTAGGGTTGTGTGCATTAGGCTATTTAGGAACAGGAATTGGATTGCATTCTCGTGCTTTTTTAATTGCCGGATTAATCCATTTATTGGGTATTTTTATATTGCCTTATTTTATCGGTTGGCAATTTTTAATGAGTGGTTTAATTCTGGGTGGAACTTTATTATTTTTTGCAGAAGTTCAATGGGATATGCGATCGCAAATTGAATCCTATTTACTGACGGCTGAAGAAATTGCGTTCAACCAAGAACAACATCAACGCCGACAAATGCAGAGTTTATAGCCGATAAATAGGAGATATTATCCCTATTGCTTATTTCCTTAACCGAATCGTTAAATTATCGGGGTTACAGCTTATAATGGGAAGAAACAAATTTAATAATCATTCATTTTAGTTATGACGGCTGCCAGTTTCCCGAAAATAAAATTTCTGAAAATCCCTACCTCTCCAGCTTGGGTGGAACAGGCGATCGCGAATTTAGATATCATTTTACTGGATCATTCTCACTGTGAACGCAAAGCGGCAGGAGTGGCGATTAATTTAATGTTTCGCTATCCTTCAAGTGTGAAACTCATTAAAGAATTAACCGCAATTGCTAAAGAAGAATTAGAACATTTTGAACAAGTCAATCAATGGTTAGAACGGCGAGGGGTTCCCTTAGCACCGTTATCTGCACCGCCTTATGGTACTCGTTTAAATCAACAAGTGCGACGGGATGAACCCCAACGAATGTTAGATTTATTATTAGTTTCGGGATTAATTGAAGCCCGAAGTCATGAACGATTAGGGTTATTATCTCAATCTTGTCCTGATCCTGAACTCGCTAAATTTTATCGCGGATTAATGGCATCAGAAGCGAGACATTATGGCATTTATTGGGGATTAGCGACGACCTATTTTGAGTTAGAAATAGTCACAAAACGCTTAGAGGAATTAGCGACTGTAGAAAGTGAATTATTATCAACATTATATCCCGAACCGAGAATTCATAGTTAAAACTTTGTCTCTCTAACTCCCGATGAATATTCAATATCAATCCTTTTTAATTCGAGATTGGCAACCGCAGGATCGAGAAACTGCGGCGAGTTTAATTGCTTCTGTTTTAACGGAATATGGTTTAGGATGTGAACCCTGTGGCGCAGATATAGATGTGTACCAAGTGGAAGAATATTATCAACAGAAAGGGGGAGAATTTTGGGTAATAGAAGAGAATCATCAATTAGTGGGAACCGCAGGGTTTTACCCAATTTCGAGGGGAAATAAGGCGGTAGAAATTAGAAAAATGTATTTATTACCAGAGGTGAGGGGAAAAGGATTAGGAAAATTTTTATTATTAGAGTTAGAACGGGAGATTAAAGCAAAAGGGTTTCAAGAAATTTGGATAGAAACAGCAACAATATTAAAAGAAGCTGTCCAACTTTATGAACGTTATGGCTATGAACCGACAACAGGAGTGGAAACAAAACGCTGTGATTTGGTTTATAAAAAAGTTATTAATTCATGAGTTTTACAGTTTAAATCTTCTCAGAAAGGTGGGGATTGAGGCGTAAACGCCTCATTACCAATTAATTAGGGATTAGACTTAAAAAGTTCAAAAATTTGCCGACAGAAGAGTTTTAATTTTTCAGCAGATTCAGGTTCCGGTTGAGTTTGACCGACAAAATTCCAATTTTCAATCGTGGAGACTTTCCACTGTTGTCCTTGATGGTCATATCCGGCTGCTTCGACACCGATCACACGGCGTGTTTTATCCACAGGATCATGATAAAACCGAATTTCAATTAAAATACAACGACTTTGTAACAACCGACTGCGACCCGGAAAGTGAAAACCGATGTCAATCGAATCAGGATCAACCAGTTCCCTTGTTTCTGGGTCATTTGTCCACGGTTTGAGATCCACCCGCGCATCAGGAAATTGAACTTTAAATAAATTGACAACCGATGCGATTTTGCTGGCAATTACCACGTTATTAGCCTGTTCAGCAGCGTTCACGAAACCACTCTCCTCCAAAATAATACTCTGAGTGCCTTTAATTAACTTATGTTAACTACAGATGATTGATTACAGACTGTTAACGGTAAACACTCCCCAGAGAATCTTAAAATTTCAATCAAAAGTCTACTTTTTACAAAAATTAACACAAAAAGCTGAATCCAGGGAGGAAAACAAGAGTTATAAACTTGATTTGATCAGCAAAGAATAGAGTTGTTTCGTCAAGGCTTGTCAACTTGATCTGACTTAATCTATCCATTAGAATTAAAGTAGAGAATAATAGATGATTCTGACTAAAAAGTGGGTCAGTGGTCACATCTAAGGATGACACCAGCTATGAGAATTTTATTGGTAGAAGATGATTCAAGTTTTGCAACAATGATTCAAGAATTATTAAGTCACCACTATTATCTAGTGGATGTAGCTTATGATGGAGAAATGGGCTGGAAACTAGCAGAAGCTTTTGAATATGATCTGATTTTATTAGATTTGATGTTGCCTAAATTAGATGGTTTAAATTTTTGTAAAAAACGGCGACAAAAAGATGATCGCACCCCAATTTTATTAATCACAGGTGAAGATAATAGTACCACAAAAGTAGCGGGTTTAGATGCTGGGGCTGATGATTATCTGGTTAAACCCTTTGATTTAGAAGAATTATTAGCTCGAATTCGAGCTTTATTAAGACGAGGACATGATGCCTTAAATCCTTTAATAGAATGGGGGCTTCTGAATCTTGATCCTAGCAATTGTCAAGTCACTTATGGTAATCAATGCCTTAATTTGACGGCTAAAGAATATGCCTTATTAGAACTTTTTTTACGCTATCCGCAACGAATTTTTAGCCAAGCATCTCTGTTAGATCATCTGTGGTCTTATGATGAACCTCCATCCGAAAATGCGGTACGGACTCATATTAAAAGCCTGCGAAAAAAACTTAAAAATGCAGGGGCGAATGAAGTTATTGAAACGATTTATGGGTTAGGATATCGGTTAAAAGAAATGGCTGAAAACTCTTTATTAGTAAAATCTCAGCCTCCAGTTTGTAATTCCAAAAAAACTCAATCTTTAAATTTAAACCAAATTTGGCAGAAACAAAAATATAAATATTTTGAACGAATTAATATTATTGAGAATGCAGTGCAATCCTTAAAAACCAATGCTTACACCTTAGAAATTCAGCAAAAAGCCTTGATGGAAGCCCATACGCTGGTCGGTTCATTAGGAGCTTTTGGGTTTAAAGAAGCCTCTAATCTTTCTCGTCAAATCGAACAATTATTAAAAGCAAAATATGAAAAAGATGAATTGGATTATCAATATTTATCGGATTTAATTCAAAAAATTAAAGATCTCTTAAATCACCCCTTATCAGAACCTTCTTCTTCTATTTCACCCCCCCCTTTACCTTTTCCCTATTTAAACGCTCCTAAACTGTTAATTGTAGATGATGATCAAAGTTTAGCAGAAGCATTAGTCACCGAAGCACTGGCGAAGGGAATAATGGCTAGTGCCACCTATAGCCCAGAACAAGCCCGCCAGAAATTGCAACACAATTTCTCGGATGTTGTCCTTTTAGATTTAAGCTTTCCTGAGTCTACAGAATCGGGGTTTGAACTATTAGCAGAACTTGCCATCCAAAACCCTCCGATTCCAGTCATTGTGTTTACGGCTCAAGAAAGTTTTGCTGACCGTGTAAAAGTTGCCCGTTTAGGAGGACGAGGCTTTTTACAAAAACCTATTTCTCCGGCTGAAGTGATAGAAACCGTTAGTAAAGTTTTGCAAAAATCTCAATCTAATGTGGATAAATTATTAATTGTTGATGATAACTTAGAAATTTTAGATTGGTTGCGGACGGTATTACAACCTTGGGGATTACAATTAATTTTACTTGATGATCCCCAGCAATTTTGGAGTACCCTAGAACAATCTAACCCCGACTTACTGATTTTAGGGATTCATTTACCCGGTGTGAGTGGAGTAGAACTGTGTCAAGTTGTTCGTAATGATCCTAAATGGAATGACTTACCTGTGCTGATGCTTTCCTCTCAAAGGGATTCAGAAATTGTGCAGCAAGTGTTTATGGCAGGGGCGGATGATTATATTCAAAAACCCATTGTTGAGCCTGAACTCATTGCCCGCGTCTTTAATCGCCTAGAACGGAGTCAACTCAGGCGTAAAATTGTTGCTCAATGTTATCTGGGTACTAACCCGAACCCAAATCCGTTTAAAATGGAATGAGGGATGCTTATTAAATCAGATACAATTAATTCCAGAGTAAAATTTTACCATAAATCAATAAAAATCCCCTTGTAGAACTTAATATTAATTTAATTTTTATCCTATGGCTATCTCAGAAGTTGTTTCTTCCTTTCCTGAACCAAACTATCAAGTTATTTATGCCTCAACTTGGGATGAGCGATGGCAAATCAATCAACTCTTGGGAGTCATTCACGATTTGATCCTGATGGTGGATAGTGAACATCAAGAAATTCAAGTTTTACCCACTCAAGCCCCAGCTGATTTAACCTTTGAATCTAACCGAATTGAGTTGATTTTGCAACAGCTACAAAACAAAAATCAGTCTCCTGAATCAATCTCAATCCTTCAAGCAGTTTTAACCGAGCAAAGAGCCCGTAAAATTATCTATGAATACAATCATGACCCAAAAAATTATAGAATTTTAACAGAAATTTATCCCTTATCAACAACTGTTGTAATGGTGGGAATTAAGGATATTAGTGACTGTCCAGAGGGAGAAATTGTTCTGCAAAATCCATCGAAACAACCGGATAGCAAAACCCCTCTTCCCGCCTTACAAACAACCCATCAATGTTTAAGAAAGCAAATTGAAGAACGACAACGGCTTGAAAACCACCTGCATACTCGTAAAACAGAGTTAGAAACTTTAATGGATAATGCGGGAGATTGTATTGTCCGCCTCGATCAAAAATTTCGCTATCTGTATGCTAATCGTAGAGTTACTTTCCTATTAGGAATTCCTCAAAAAAAATTGCTGGGAAAAACAAATCAAGAATTAGGTCTTCCTCTATCAATTTGTAAGCAGTGGGATTGGCACGCTCAACTTATTTTAGATACAGGTCGGCCGCAACAATTTGAGTTCGACTTAGAAACCGATGAAGGATATCGGTCATTTCAAACCTTAATGGTTCCTGAAGTTCAATATCAAGGAAAAATTAAAACTTTATTAGCAACAACACGAGATATTACCCAGCAAAAAACTGCCTTAGCTGAACTCAAGCAACAAAATAAATTTTTGAAATTATTAACAGAAATTACCTTAAAAATACGTCAATCTTTACAAATTAATTTAATTTTAAAAACAACGGTTGATGAGGTACAAAAGGTTTTAAATGTTGATCGAGTGATCATATTAAAATTAAATTCATCTAAGGGAGGAACCATTGTTCAAGAAGCTGTTTTACCTCAATGGTCATCTTTATTAGGTCAAAGAATTTATGCTTTGGATTTGAATCTGCACGCTCCCGATTCTGCTCTGGGTGATCAAGTCATTAGTTTTGCCGATGTTGAGCAAAGTAATTTAGAAGCTGGCTATTTACAGTTAATGCAATATTTTCAAGTGAAAGCTAGTTTAATTATTCCGATTTCGTTGGGAGAAGAAGAGAGTGAGATGACTCTAAACAAACAACAAAATTATCCAGAAGATGTCTACAATTCTTCAAAATTATGGGGATTTCTGATCATTCATCAATGTGTAGAAACTCGACAATGGGCGACTTTAGAAATCAACTTTTTAAAACAACTCGCAGCCCAAGTGGGAATTGCCTTAAGACAAGCAGAATTAATAGCAGAATTAAACCAAGCTCATCAGTATTTGTCCTGCCATTTTGATAATTCCCCCTTAGCCGTTATTGAGTGGGATCAACAACTGAGAATTAAACGCTGGTCATCCCAAGCTGAGAGAATTTTTGGCTGGACAGCTAGTGAAATGTTAGGTCAACAATGGTCACAATTTCAGGGCGTTTTTGCCACGGATGAGTTAGAAGTAACACAACAACTAATTTCCTTAATTGATGGTACGCAAACCCATCAAATTCTGGAAACTCAAAATCGGACTCAAGACGGTAGAGTGATTGATTGTGAGTGGTATAATTCCGTTGTTCGAGATGAAGATGGCTGTTTAGTATCCCTATTATCTTTAGCTCAAAATGTGAGCGATCGCAAACAAGCTGACCAAGCTTTAATTCAAAGTGAAGAGCGATTTCGTACTATTTTTGAACAAGCGGCTGTCGGATTTGCCCTGGTTGATCCGGTGGGAAAAATGCTCCGCGTGAATCAACGTTATTGTGATATTACAGGATATTCTGAAAAAGAATTAATTGGTCAAACGGTTCATAATCTGATCGATTCCCAAGATTTAGAAGAAATTGATGAGTTCAACTGTTTTCAAGAAGACGGTTTTCTCAAAAAATTTTCCTTAGAAAAACAGTATATTCGCGCCAATGGGAAATTAAATTGGGTACAAATTTTTGTTTCTCCTCTGAAGGGATTATGGCAAGGAAACAACTATATTGTCTTAGCTTTAGAAGATATTCAAGAACGCAAACAAACCGAAGAAGCGTTGCGAAAAAGTGAAGAACGATGGCAACTGGCTTTAAGAGGAAATAACGATGGAATTTGGGATTGGAATGTTCAATCCCATGAAGTTTTTTTCTCCCCGCGCTGGAAAGAAATGTTAGGGTATGAGGAACAAGAAACCTGTGAACATTTAACTCAATGGAAAAAACGAGTTCATCCTGATGATTTACCGGGGGTGATGAAGGCAATTCGAGACCATTTAGATCAAAAAACACCCTTTTATATTACCGAACATCGCGTACAATGCAAAGATGGCAGTTATAAATGGATTTTAGACCGGGGCCAAGCTCTTTGGGATGAAGCTGGAAATGTGCTCCGAATGGTGGGATCTTATACGGATATTAGCGATCGCAAACGAGTAGAACAAGAAATTAAACAAACCCGAAATTTCTTAAAAACGATTATTGATCATTTACCCGTTGCTGTCTTTGTTAAAAGTGGAAAACCTGAAGAATTTGGAGTGATTAAACTTTGGAATAAAACCTGTGAACTGCTGTTTGGTTTAACCGCAGAAAAATCCGTTGGACGCTGTGTTGATCTAGACTTTCCCCTAGAACAAGCTAACTTTTTTGAACAAAAAGATCGAGCCGCTTTTACCCAAGGATTTCCTGAAGATATTCTCGAAGAAGAAATCGATAGTCAAAGTTTAGGGAAACGACTCTTGCATACCCTAAAAATTCCCCTTTATGATGAGCAGAATAACCCTGAATACTTAATTTGTATTTCTGAAGATATTACGGAGCGTAAACAGGCAGAAATAGCGTTAAAACAAAGCGAAGCTCGCTATAGTTCTATGACTAATGATGTTTTAGATAAATCTGCTGTCGGAATTTTCATTTTAGATGCTAACTTTCATATTGTTTGGATTAATCAAGCTTTAGAAAATTACTTTGGAGTTCAACGAGAAACGATTATTGGTCAAGATAAACGAAACTTAATTCAAGAACACATTAAATATCTCTTTGAAGACCCTGAAAGTTTTGCTCAACGGGTTCTAGCCACCTATAATAATAATCAATATATTGAACATTTTGAATGCCATATTCTGCCGACGGAAACCCGCGAGGAACGCTGGTTAGAACATATTAGCCAACCCATTCAAAGCGGACTTTATGCCGGAGGTCGAATTGAACATTATACAGATATTACAGATCGCAAACGGGCAGAAGAAGAATTACACCGGGTTAACCGAGCTTTAAGAACTATTAGTGACTGTAATCAAGCCTTAGTCAGAGCCACGACAGAAACGGAATTATTAAATGCTGTTTGTCAGATTTTAGTTGATGTCGGTGGCTATCATTTTGCTTGGGTGGGTTATCCACAACTGACCGCAGAAAAACAAATTATTCCGGTTGCTAGAGCCGGATTTGAATCGGGCTATTTAGACAATTTAACGATTACTTGGAATAATAATAAATCAGATCAAGGGCCATCGGGAACGGCTGTCAGAACAGGAAAAACCTGTGTTTTTCAAAATATTTTGATCAATTCCCAGGATGCACCTTGGAAAAAACAGGCGCAACAACGGGGTTATGCGTCCTCCATCGCCCTGCCTTTAATTATGACCCCAGACCAGCAAGAACAACATTTAGACAAAGAATTGACAACGGTTGTCGCTGAACCTTTTACTCCGATTCCCTTTGCTGTTCTCAACTTATATTCAACTCAAGCCAATGCTTTTAATCAAGCCGAAGTGAAATTACTCAAAGAATTGGTGGATGATATTGTCTATGGAATTGTAGCCTTAAGAATTCGAGCATCCCATGCAGAAACCGAGAAAAAATTCCGGCAATTAGCAGAGAATATTGATGATGTTTTTTGGATTACAAATGCTCAAGGTAATCAAATTATTTATGTGAGTTCCGCCTATCAAAAAATTTGGCGGCGAGATTCTACCGAACTTTATGAAAATTTCCAAACTTTTATTGATAGCATTCACCCCGATGATCAACAGCGTGTCTTACCAGCATTACAAAGTCTTGATGGGGTAGGATTTGATTTAGAATATCGCATCCTTCGCCCCGATGGATCTTGCCGTTGGATTTGGGATCGAGGATTTCCAATTCTCAATGAAACCGGACAATTAGAACGTCGAGCCGGAATTGCTAAAGATATCACCCATCGCAAACAAACCGAACAATTATTGCGACAAAATAATGAAGAATTAGAACTACGGGTGGTGCAACGAACGGCAGAATTAGAAACAGCTAACGAACGATTACAATTTGAATTAATGCAGCGACATCGCACGGAATTTAAACTGCGAAAAAGTGAAGAACAATATCGAACTTTAGTCAAAAATTTCCCCAATGGGGCTGTATTTTTAGTTGATCCCGATTTTCGGTATACCATTGCCGATGGCATGGGATTAGTCGCCAAGGGATTATCTCGATATCTGTTAGAAGGAAAAACGATTTGGCAAGCGTTGCCATCCTCTTTATTAAAAACCGTTGAACCGTTATATCGGTCTGCATTAGCTGGAGAAGTCACGATTTCAGAAGTGGAATATGACGGGCGAATTTATTATCATCAAGCCTTACCCGTTCGCAATGAACAGGGAGAAATTTTAGCCGGAATGGTCGTGATGCAGGATATTACAGAGAGCAAACAAGCGGAGGCAGAACGAGATAAACTGATTGCTATTATTGAAGCAACTCCTGACTTTATTTCCTCAGCAAAACCTGAAGGAGAAGTCGTTTATTATAACCAATCTGCTCGCCGAATGTTAGGATTAGATATAGAGGGAAAAATCACTGATCAAATTATTCCTAAAAATCATCCCCAATGGGCAAATAATATCATTGACAATGAAGGAATCCCTACAGCAGTTCGAGACGGATCTTGGATTGGTGAAACTTCATTAATTAGTTATGATGGACGAGAAATTCCCCTTTCTCAACTGATTATTGCCCATAAAAATAATGAAGGACAGGTACACCTTTTATCTACCATTGCCCGCGATATTACAGAACAGAAACAAAGTCAAGCAAATTTACGCGAAGCCGAACGACGGTGGCGGAGTTTATTAGAAAATGTTCGGCTATTAGTGGTGGGATTGGATCGTCAGGGGAAAGTTGAATATGTTAATCCTTTTTTCCTGGAAATTACGGGGTATACCCAAACGGAAGTTTTAGGGAAAAATTGGCTAGATAGTTTTAAATCCAATCCGACTCAACGGCCAAGCTTGCCTCAATTTTCTGACTTATTAGATTATTATTTTAAACCCTATGATCAACAGTTGATTTTAACGAAGTCAGGAGAAGAAAAAATTATTGCTTGGAATAATACCGTCTTGAAAAATTTACAAGGAAATGCCATTGGGATGATGAGTATTGGGGAAGATATTACCGAACGCTATGCCATCGAACGAATGAAAGATGAATTTATTTCCGTTGTCAGTCATGAATTACGAACGCCATTAACCTCAATTCATGGGGGATTAAATTTATTATCTACCGGGTTAGTGAAACCGAACACTGAACGCGGCCAACACGTCATGAAAATTGCCGCAGAAAGTGCGGAACGGTTAGTGAGATTGGTTAACGATATCTTAGAATTAGAACGGTTAGAATCGGGTAAAATTTGTCTATCCAAACAAGAAGTCAATGCGACAGATTTACTCTTGCGGGCAACGGAACAAATGCAGGTGATGGCTAATCGAGCCGGGATTAATTTACAAGCTTGTAGTCAAAACCTAGAATTTTATGCTGATCCTGATCGGATATTACAAGTTCTTACGAATTTATTAAGTAATGCTATTAAGTTTTCCGAATCCGGCGATACGGTTTGGTTAAGTGTTCAGGAGGAACTCGGAGAAAATAGTGCAGACAATCGAACAATTTTGTTTAAAATTCAAGATCAAGGTCGAGGAATTCCCCCCGATAAAATTGAACGAATTTTCGAGCGATTTCATCAAGTGGATGCCTCCGACTCTCGAAAAAAAGGTGGAACTGGGTTAGGATTAGCAATCTGTCGCTCCATTGTGGAACAACACGGGGGGCGGATTTGGGTGAATAGTCAATTAGATGAAGGTAGTTGTTTTTACTTCACCCTTCCAATTGAGAGACAAAAAGAGGTAAACCATGACCACAAAACGAATTTTAATTATTGATGATGATGATGGCGTGCGGGATATCATCCAAATTTCTCTGGAAGTTGCGGCGGGTTGGGAAGTGATTACGGCTTGTTGTGGCACTGAAGGATTACAGTTAGCCCAAAGCGAACAACCCGATGCGATTTTGTTGGATGTGATGATGCCTGACATGGATGGGGCAACGACGTTTAAACGTTTACAAGCTAACCCAGCAACTCAGCAAATTCCCACGATTTTGTTGACGGCTAAAGCTAAAATGAGTGAAAAACAACAATTTATTGGGCTAGGGGTAACGGGGGTGATTACTAAACCGTTTGAAGCGATGGATTTAGTGGATCAAATTCGCACCCTCTTACGATGGACAAACTAAATCGTAACAAATCATTACAACCTCAATCTGGGAATTCATTACTCAACTCACAAAATCCTCACATTTATTGTTTAAAGTTCAATCATAAGCAATAACCCTTTTTAGGTTGAACGATATTCGATGTATTTGACATCTCTGAATCCAACTTTGGTTAACCATACTCTTTCTTCCATTGATCCCTATCCTCGATCTTCCCAGAATGAGTATTTCCTGATATCGTTTTCGGCTTCTCGCTCAGTACATGAATCTTCTAGGCACGTTAGTGTTTTAGAACGGGAGACCGTGATCAACCCATGCTCTCAAGGCCCAGAAAATCCAGGTGAGGTCGAGCAATCTTATGTGGAATTAGCGGTTGATATTTTACGAGTTCAACGCCCCGAATCGATTCAATCTCTAAAGGATTTTTTAACGGTTTTACCCAATCCTCGTTCTATCGAAGATGTTTTAATCCGGGCAATTTATCAACTGGCAGAAATTGATGATGAAGCTTGCCGTTGGATTTTGCGCCACTCTAACTATTTAATGCCGGAGTTAGATGTGAACAATTACGC from the Planktothrix tepida PCC 9214 genome contains:
- a CDS encoding response regulator, whose product is MRILLVEDDSSFATMIQELLSHHYYLVDVAYDGEMGWKLAEAFEYDLILLDLMLPKLDGLNFCKKRRQKDDRTPILLITGEDNSTTKVAGLDAGADDYLVKPFDLEELLARIRALLRRGHDALNPLIEWGLLNLDPSNCQVTYGNQCLNLTAKEYALLELFLRYPQRIFSQASLLDHLWSYDEPPSENAVRTHIKSLRKKLKNAGANEVIETIYGLGYRLKEMAENSLLVKSQPPVCNSKKTQSLNLNQIWQKQKYKYFERINIIENAVQSLKTNAYTLEIQQKALMEAHTLVGSLGAFGFKEASNLSRQIEQLLKAKYEKDELDYQYLSDLIQKIKDLLNHPLSEPSSSISPPPLPFPYLNAPKLLIVDDDQSLAEALVTEALAKGIMASATYSPEQARQKLQHNFSDVVLLDLSFPESTESGFELLAELAIQNPPIPVIVFTAQESFADRVKVARLGGRGFLQKPISPAEVIETVSKVLQKSQSNVDKLLIVDDNLEILDWLRTVLQPWGLQLILLDDPQQFWSTLEQSNPDLLILGIHLPGVSGVELCQVVRNDPKWNDLPVLMLSSQRDSEIVQQVFMAGADDYIQKPIVEPELIARVFNRLERSQLRRKIVAQCYLGTNPNPNPFKME
- a CDS encoding PHP domain-containing protein — encoded protein: MLELHCHTTYSDGQLTPTELVITAAEAGVKALAITDHDTLSGWEEAFQAAASYNIEIVPGVELSTVYNERSLHILGFYPDKNKLENPLKERLNGRKNRANQILEKLAQLGYPIELEAMGEGVAAARPHIARAMVKAGYVQSPQEAFERWLGEHKPAFVQYDKFSSLDGIQLLKSCGAVPVWAHPYLYQGGKIETVFQELLEAGLMGIEVYHPHHSDSQIQRLEKLCEAYGLLKTGGSDYHGGGTALNLFNLSLNLLEPIKQTAYNLKEAVIKSQIPSPYLG
- a CDS encoding tRNA-(ms[2]io[6]A)-hydroxylase; protein product: MTAASFPKIKFLKIPTSPAWVEQAIANLDIILLDHSHCERKAAGVAINLMFRYPSSVKLIKELTAIAKEELEHFEQVNQWLERRGVPLAPLSAPPYGTRLNQQVRRDEPQRMLDLLLVSGLIEARSHERLGLLSQSCPDPELAKFYRGLMASEARHYGIYWGLATTYFELEIVTKRLEELATVESELLSTLYPEPRIHS
- a CDS encoding GNAT family N-acetyltransferase; translated protein: MNIQYQSFLIRDWQPQDRETAASLIASVLTEYGLGCEPCGADIDVYQVEEYYQQKGGEFWVIEENHQLVGTAGFYPISRGNKAVEIRKMYLLPEVRGKGLGKFLLLELEREIKAKGFQEIWIETATILKEAVQLYERYGYEPTTGVETKRCDLVYKKVINS